The proteins below are encoded in one region of Balaenoptera ricei isolate mBalRic1 chromosome 6, mBalRic1.hap2, whole genome shotgun sequence:
- the IFNK gene encoding interferon kappa translates to MSAEPDVIRKCTWPVCLVGLFVTGILSLDCSLLDVHLRRVTWQNLSLLSRMSKSFPIECLRESKAFELPQEILSHTQPLTRDIKEAFYEMSRQAFHIFIQDTFKSTWEEKHLRQVQIGLDQQLQYLEQCLEEEEEENEDMREMAEDEWTQSGAPVPQLSNLELRRYFNRIDRFLKDKKYSHCAWEIVRVEIRRCFYFFHKFTALLRRK, encoded by the coding sequence ATGAGCGCCGAGCCTGATGTGATTCGAAAGTGCACGTGGCCAGTGTGCCTCGTGGGTCTGTTCGTCACTGGCATCCTCTCTCTGGACTGTAGCTTGCTGGATGTTCACCTGAGGAGAGTCACCTGGCAAAACCTGAGCCTTCTGAGCAGGATGAGCAAGTCGTTTCCTATAGAGTGTCTAAGGGAAAGCAAGGCTTTTGAGTTGCCCCAAGAGATCCTCTCACACACCCAGCCTCTGACGAGGGACATCAAGGAGGCcttctatgaaatgtccagacaGGCCTTCCACATCTTCATTCAAGACACGTTCAAATCCACTTGGGAAGAGAAACACCTGAGACAAGTCCAAATCGGACTTGATCAACAGCTGCAATACCTGGAACAATGcttggaagaagaggaggaggaaaacgaAGACATGAGAGAGATGGCAGAGGATGAGTGGACACAGTCAGGAGCTCCGGTCCCCCAGCTGAGCAACCTAGAGCTGAGGAGATATTTCAACAGGATAGACAGGTTCCTCAAAGATAAGAAATACAGTCACTGTGCCTGGGAGATCGTCCGAGTGGAAATCAGGAGATGCTTCTACTTCTTCCATAAATTCACAGCACTACTCAGGAGGAAATGA